In Cyprinus carpio isolate SPL01 chromosome A1, ASM1834038v1, whole genome shotgun sequence, the following proteins share a genomic window:
- the tsga10 gene encoding LOW QUALITY PROTEIN: testis-specific gene 10 protein (The sequence of the model RefSeq protein was modified relative to this genomic sequence to represent the inferred CDS: substituted 1 base at 1 genomic stop codon) — MLRARRSTSPIKGASAHCSPTRHSPVKGGTYDSELMRVLRERDEVQNMLEKQERHLSEIQANVKVLTAERDKTRMHYQQAQEEIAALRREVMMSKSARGPKSSVTAQSINKRKETETRRHQIISPGSRAIIPGERCAFFSPLSVCVYVFPLNCTSPQISQETAISERAHLEQRVEDLQVAVLTLEQERGEQRSRHAQMRETMMSLEEEVQILGRKLSTSEEELNRLRNECSSLRLANNQLEISLSENQRRLTSRIGELQNTQERNKMLDEKNDSLLMQATAMQEEMNTLRXKVSELDQHRFSLQEQLEKKTDLLSTANDQLDEKEKTIRSLKLRTEDLKTTLITLRETVAGRERELDVLKRKLSDSESEMGTVMKVKDTTLQENGQLRDDLVKARLENQTLQLKLDEANEEIEDLQKKVQVHIADISRTEDLLSAKERECRELQESRRKVSLQVESWEEQARHAETTVIELRLELQNSNLEILRFKERADSLESSLQQALSAERSCTSQLSLLNRKMIHMEEDLRQAQAECTQVHTDLEKTRELCIKLDASKEAVQRELESCRSEIELLQKQLSGEHLSVQTLETLLVSSREKELQRQLTSQERQTEIQILKDKLSMADSKMSSQSREMAQLRTRSTQLEADLEMTKRHLATERFERERAVQELRRQGLAAISPVLSSTVRSSSPSRHRSLSPHRSWSPERSHHSTPDPPLVSHYPDRSLTFRDLYD; from the exons ATGCTGAGGGCCCGTCGCTCTACCAGCCCCATCAAGGGGGCATCTGCCCACTGCAGTCCCACCAGACACTCACCTGTTAAA GGTGGCACGTACGATTCAGAGCTAATGAGGGTGTTACGAGAAAGAGATGAAGTGCAAAACATGTTGGAGAAACAAGAGCGGCACCTCTCAGAGATCCAGGCCAATGTTAAAGTGCTCACAGCTGAACGGGACAAGACCAGAATGCACTACCAGCAG GCTCAAGAGGAAATAGCAGCTCTACGACGGGAGGTCATGATGTCAAAGTCCGCACGAGGGCCCAAGAGCAGTGTGACCGCTCAGAGCATCAACAAACGAAAGGAGACCGAGACGAGACGACACCAAa TCATCTCACCGGGGAGCAGGGCGATAATACCAGGAGAGAGGTGTGCTTTTTTTAGCCCgctgagtgtatgtgtgtatgtgttcccTTTGAACTGCACGTCTCCTCAGATCTCTCAGGAGACAGCCATCAGCGAGAGAGCTCACCTGGAGCAGAGGGTGGAGGACCTGCAGGTTGCTGTACTCACA CTGGAGCAGGAGCGAGGGGAACAGAGAAGCAGGCACGCTCAAATGAGGGAGACAATGATGAGTCTGGAGGAGGAAGTTCAAATACTTGGGCGAAAACTCAGTACCAGTGAGGAGGAGCTCAACCGCCTCAGAAATGAGTGCAGCAGCCTCAG ACTGGCAAATAATCAGTTGGAAATCTCTCTGAGTGAGAATCAGCGAAGACTAACCAGCAGGATTGGAGAGCTACAAAACACTcaggagagaaataaaatgctGGATGAGAAGAATG ACTCTCTCCTGATGCAGGCGACTGCTATGCAAGAGGAAATGAACACACTGCGGTGAAAAGTCTCAGAGCTGGACCAGCACAGATTCTCGCTGCAGGAACAACTGGAGAAAAAGACAGATCTGCTCAGCACAGCAAATGACCAGCTAGATGAGAAG GAGAAAACCATTAGGAGCTTAAAACTGAGAACCGAGGATCTTAAAACAACTCTAAT AACTCTGAGGGAGACCGTAGCTGGCAGAGAAAGAGAGCTGGATGTTCTGAAGAGGAAGCTGTCTGACTCTGAAAGTGAGATGGGAACAGTGATGAAAGTCAAAGACACCACATTACAAGAGAACGGTCAGCTGAGGGACGACCTTGTCAAAGCACGTCTGGAGAATCAG ACTCTACAGCTCAAGCTGGATGAAGCTAATGAGGAAATAGAAGACCTGCAGAAAAAAGTACAAGTTCACATTGCTGACATCTCACGCACTGAAGATCTGCTGTCTGCTAAG GAGCGTGAGTGCAGAGAACTGCAAGAGTCTCGAAGGAAAGTGTCACTTCAGGTGGAAAGCTGGGAGGAGCAGGCCAGACACGCTGAAACCACTGTCATCGAACTCCGTCTTGAGCTTCAAAACTCTAACTTAGAGATCCTTCGATTCAAAGAAAGAGCAGACAGCCTGGAGAGCAGCCTGCAACAG GCACTGAGTGCAGAGCGGAGCTGTACTAGTCAACTGTCTCTGCTGAACCGAAAGATGATTCACATGGAGGAAGATCTGCGCCAGGCCCAAGCTGAGTGCACACAGGTGCACACCGACCTGGAAAAAACACGAGAGCTCTGCATCAAACTGGACGCCAGCAAAGAAGCT GTGCAGCGTGAGCTGGAATCATGCCGCTCTGAGATTGAGCTGTTACAGAAGCAGCTGAGCGGTGAACATCTGTCTGTTCAGACTTTGGAGACCTTGCTGGTGTCTTCACGAGAAAAGGAGTTACAGAGGCAGCTCACCTCTCAGGAAAGACAGACTGAAATACAAATTCTCAAGGACAAACTCAGCATGGCTGACAGCAAAAT GAGTTCTCAGAGCAGGGAAATGGCTCAGCTGAGGACACGATCAACCCAGCTGGAGGCAGATCTTGAGATGACCAAGAGACACCTGGCCACTGAGCGCTTTGAAAG GGAGCGTGCAGTACAGGAGCTGCGCAGGCAAGGGCTCGCAGCTATTTCTCCCGTCCTCTCCTCCACTGTCCGCTCCTCATCCCCTTCCCGTCATCGCTCTCTGAGTCCTCACAGATCATGGTCTCCAGAACGCTCTCATCACAGCACACCCGACCCACCGCTTGTGTCACATTACCCTGACAG GAGTCTGACTTTCAGGGACCTTTATGACTGA
- the slkb gene encoding STE20-like kinase b: MVYLDLYNSHFRGLCINTFLFIQAQNKQTGIFAAAKVIDTKTEDELEDYMVEIDILASCDHPNIVKLLDAFYYESKLWILIEFCGGGAVDAVMLELERPLTEPQIRVVCKQTLDALQYLHDSKVIHRDLKAGNILLSLDGDVKLADFGVSAKNTKTIQRRDSFIGTPYWMAPEVVMCETSKDRPYDYKADIWSLGVTLIELAQIEPPNHEMNPMRVLLKIAKSDPPTLQQPSKWSPEFNDFLKHALDKNVDNRWSTAQLLQHPFVSSVTDSRPLRELIAEAKAEVTEEIEELKEEEEEEDHEGNLLLPGHKRAPSDASVGSSEDEKLPQSPSTLESVPEKIEDVATHRPPDDHVITGIKTEQEPLKVDENHIEDVAEPGSKEQAVEVSPKESQEPKAEEKHQRAKPDGEKLEEKKEVVGNGELIKEVSAPTEPIKQAVPDEPIPTSPLKEDESVEEKEKPELVEKPSPGKPRYVKKQDSDSGISSSADNSSSLLIWDKKRQKKTLKKTRKFIVDGVEVSVTTSKIITDNDTKSEEMRFLRRQELRELRLLQKEEQRAQQQLSNKLQQQREQIYKRFEQEVTSKKRQYDTEVENMERQQKQTIERLEQEHTERLRDEAKRIKAEQEKELSKFQSTLKNRKKEEQEFLQKQQQDLDSALKKIIQQHKHELATIERDCLNNKQQLLRAREAAMWELEERHLQEKHQLHKQQLKDQYFMQRHQLLKRHEKEMEQMQRYNQRLIEEMKNKQTQERTRLPKIQRSDAKTRMAMFKKSLRITTTGVTPELERERVKQFAAQEEKRQKNERHHQHQKHEAQMRDLQTQCDANIRELQQLQNEKCHLLIEHETQKLKELDEEHSAELKDWREKLRPRKKALEEEFARKLQEQEMFFKMSGESACLNPSTQSRISKFYPVPSVQSTGF; this comes from the exons ATGGTTTACTTAGACttatataattcacattttagagggctatgtataaatacatttctttttattcaggCTCAAAACAAGCAGACAGGCATTTTTGCTGCTGCAAAGGTGATTGACACCAAAACTGAAGATGAGCTGGAGGACTACATGGTGGAGATCGACATCTTGGCATCATGTGACCATCCCAATATTGTCAAGCTGCTTGATGCGTTTTACTACGAGAGCAAACTGTGG ATCCTGATAGAGTTCTGTGGCGGTGGAGCCGTCGATGCTGTCATGCTCG aactgGAAAGGCCTCTGACGGAGCCGCAGATCAGGGTGGTTTGTAAGCAGACTCTGGATGCTCTGCAGTATCTGCATGACAGCAAGGTGATCCACAGAGACCTGAAGGCTGGAAACATCCTGCTGTCACTCGATGGAGATGTCAAACTGG CGGACTTTGGGGTGTCTGCCAAGAACACAAAGACCATCCAGCGAAGAGACTCTTTCATTGGAACGCCTTACTG GATGGCCCCAGAGGTCGTGATGTGCGAGACGTCTAAGGACAGGCCGTATGACTATAAGGCTGATATTTGGTCTTTAGGAGTCACTCTGATCGAGCTGGCCCAGATCGAACCGCCCAACCATGAGATGAACCCAATGAGAGTTCTGCTCAAGATCGCCAAATCTGACCCACCTACTCTCCAGCAGCCTTCAAAATG GTCTCCTGAGTTTAATGACTTCCTGAAACACGCGCTGGATAAGAATGTGGACAACAGGTGGAGCACAGCACAACTTCTTCAG CACCCATTTGTGAGTAGTGTGACTGACAGCAGACCCCTGCGGGAGCTCATCGCTGAGGCCAAGGCGGAGGTCACAGAGGAGATAGAGGAGctgaaggaggaagaggaggaagaagatcATGAAGGAAACCTG CTGCTTCCTGGACACAAACGTGCACCATCTGATGCTAGCGTTGGAAGCTCTGAAGACGAGAAGCTTCCTCAGTCGCCGTCCACCTTGGAGTCTGTTCCTGAGAAGATCGAGGATGTGGCTACGCACAGACCACCAGACGATCATGTTATAACTGGAATAAAGACGGAACAAGAACCTCTGAAGGTAGACGAGAACCACATCGAGGATGTAGCAGAACCTGGATCTAAGGAACAAGCTGTGGAAGTATCTCCAAAGGAATCTCAAGAACCTAAAGCTGAAGAGAAGCAT CAAAGAGCCAAACCTGATGGAGAGAAACTGGAAGAGAAAAAGGAGGTGGTGGGCAATGGTGAACTCATAAAGGAAGTGTCTGCACCAACAGAACCCATTAAACAAGCTGTGCCTGATGAACCTATTCCAACATCTCCATTGAAAGAAGACGAGAGCGTTGAGGAAAAGGAGAAACCTGAACTGGTGGAGAAACCAAGCCCAGGGAAGCCCAGGTATGTGAAGAAGCAAGACTCTGACTCTGGGATCAGTTCTTCAGCTGACAACAGCAGCAGTCTCCTTATCTGG GACAAAAAGAGGCAGAAAAAGACTCTGAAAAAGACTCGCAAGTTCATCGTGGATGGTGTGGAAGTCAGCGTAACAACGTCCAAGATCATCACAGACAATGACACTAAAAGCGAGGAGATGAGATTCCTCCG gcGTCAGGAGTTGAGGGAACTGAGACTTCTTCAGAAAGAGGAGCAGAGAGCCCAACAGCAGCTCAGCAACAAACTccagcagcagagagagcagatcTACAAACGCTTCGAACAGGAAGTCACG AGTAAGAAGCGTCAGTATGATACGGAGGTGGAGAATATGGAGCGGCAGCAGAAACAGACCAtcgagcgactggagcaggaacACACCGAGCGCCTCAGAGACGAGGCCAAACGCATTAAAGCTGAGCAGGAAAAAGAGCTTTCCAAGTTTCAGAGTACGCTCAAGAACCGCAAGAAAGAG gaGCAGGAGTTTcttcagaagcagcagcaggaTCTGGACAGCGCTCTGAAGAAGATCATTCAGCAGCACAAACATGAGCTGGCCACTATTGAGAGAGACTGTCTCAACAACAAGCAGCAGCTCCTAAGAG CCCGAGAAGCCGCTATGTGGGAGCTGGAAGAGCGCCACCTGCAGGAAAAACACCAGTTGCACAAGCAGCAGTTGAAAGACCAGTACTTCATGCAAAGACACCAGCTGCTCAAAAGACATGAGAAG GAAATGGAGCAGATGCAGAGGTATAACCAGCGTCTGATAGAGGAGATGAAGAACAAACAGACGCAGGAGAGGACCAGACTGCCTAAGATCCAGCGCAGTGATGCTAAGACCCGCATGGCCATGTTCAAAAAGAGTCTGCGCATCACGACCACAGGGGTCACGCCGGAACTGGAACGTGAGAGGGTCAAACAG TTTGCAGCACAGGAGGAGAAGAGACAAAAGAACGAGCGTCACCATCAACACCAGAAACATGAGGCTCAGATGAGAGACCTGCAGACGCAGTGCGACGCCAACATCAGAGAACTACAGCAGCTGCAG AATGAGAAGTGCCATCTGTTGATTGAGCATGAGACTCAGAAGCTGAAGGAGCTGGATGAGGAGCACAGCGCAGAGCTCAAGGACTGGAGAGAGAAACTCAGACCCCGAAAGAAG GCCCTTGAGGAAGAGTTCGCCCGTAAGCTACAGGAACAggaaatgttctttaaaatgagCGGGGAGTCTGCGTGCCTTAACCCCTCCACCCAGAGCCGGATCTCAAAGTTCTACCCCGTCCCGAGCGTCCAGTCCACCGGGTTTTAA